From the Primulina tabacum isolate GXHZ01 chromosome 3, ASM2559414v2, whole genome shotgun sequence genome, one window contains:
- the LOC142539068 gene encoding zinc finger BED domain-containing protein RICESLEEPER 2-like: MNIWRFDQELCRKTLVKMIIVDELLFSFVENGGFRYFVSVAQPQFRIPSRTTVTRDCFELFYEEKKKLKNFFRENSQRVCLTTYTWTSIQRINYLCLTAHFIDKDWKLHKRLLNFCPVSSHKGDDMAIAITKCLLDWGLDKVFTITVDNASLNDITLKELSKQFSKWGTNLMDGHHLHVRCMAHVINLIVQDGLKKIGDSVRRVRQAVRYIRQSPARIKRFKDCCEIKKITNKRSLCLDVATRCNSTYLMLKAAQEFENDFVSYGNLDPGLLEYLLIYVCEDGKTVGALTSDDWANVRQMEKFHETFYDLTLRVSGSLYVTSNVHFHEIGKLYCVLKLLIEDDDINLSLMARRMKAKFDKYWGAPEKMNKMIFVFCVLDPRFKFDYVAFVLLRMYGQEKGEKMIDEVKTYMACLFDEYQKITSKACGISSYSHCNTLDLSSINFGSIHKGTLIQHEYLRHKTNSGNMDSKTELDRYLGEENEIENEQFAIVLWWK; this comes from the coding sequence ATGAATATTTGGAGATTTGATCAAGAATTATGTAGGAAAACTTTAGTTAAAATGATCATTGTAGATGAGCTACTTTTTAGTTTTGTTGAGAATGGGGGATTTAGGTACTTTGTAAGTGTGGCACAACCTCAATTTCGAATTCCATCTCGTACAACAGTGACGAGGGACTGTTTTGAACTTTTTtatgaagaaaagaaaaagcTTAAGAACTTTTTTAGGGAGAATAGTCAAAGAGTCTGTCTAACTACATATACATGGACTTCAATCCAAAGAATTAATTATTTGTGTCTCACCGCTCATTTTATCGATAAAGATTGGAAGTTGCATAAGAGGTTACTAAATTTTTGCCCTGTTAGTAGCCATAAAGGTGATGATATGGCAATTGCAATAACTAAGTGTTTACTTGATTGGGGCTTGGATAAAGTGTTCACTATCACAGTTGATAATGCTAGTTTAAATGATATTACTTTGAAAGAATTGTCAAAACAATTTAGTAAGTGGGGAACAAATTTAATGGATGGTCATCACCTTCATGTCAGGTGTATGGCTCATGTGATCAATCTTATTGTTCAAGATGgcttaaaaaaaattggtgatTCTGTTAGACGTGTTAGACAAGCTGTGAGATACATCAGACAATCTCCTGCAAGGATCAAAAGATTTAAAGATTGTtgtgaaattaaaaaaataacaaataaaagGTCTTTGTGTTTAGATGTTGCCACTAGGTGTAATTCCACTTATTTGATGTTAAAAGCTGCTCAAGAATTTGAAAATGATTTTGTAAGTTATGGCAATCTTGATCCCGGGTTGTTGGAATATCTTCTTATTTATGTTTGTGAAGATGGAAAGACTGTAGGAGCCCTCACAAGTGATGATTGGGCTAATGTAAgacagatggagaagtttcatGAAACATTTTATGACCTTACACTGAGGGTATCAGGTTCATTATATGTAACTTCAAATGTTCACTTCCATGAAATTGGTAAGCTTTATTGTGTTTTGAAATTGTTGATAGAGGATGATGATATTAATTTGAGTTTGATGGCAAGGAGAATGAAAGCTAAATTTGACAAATATTGGGGTGCTCCAGAGAAGATGAATAAGatgatttttgttttttgtgttCTTGATCCTCGATTCAAGTTTGATTATGTCGCATTTGTTCTTTTGAGGATGTATGGGCAAGAAAAAGGGGAGAAAATGATAGATGAAGTTAAGACATATATGGCTTGTTTATTTGATGAGTATCAAAAGATAACTTCAAAAGCATGTGGAATTTCATCTTATTCACATTGTAACACATTGGACTTATCAAGTATAAATTTTGGAAGCATTCATAAAGGAACACTGATACAACATGAATATTTGAGACATAAAACAAATAGTGGAAATATGGATTCTAAAACAGAGTTGGATAGGTACCTTGGTGAAGAAAATGAGATTGAAAATGAACAATTTGCTATTGTACTATGGTGGAAATGA
- the LOC142540969 gene encoding putative arabinosyltransferase ARAD2, with protein sequence MSSVSVKRMLPSRLLSFLISFSVSLLMLSSLSLLELSDDSFITKTVLRFIFVNNASTYSKPNVPMSLTETFEIKDIASEEVGNQVSNPMNNVEELEKYERKLCNKGRARLKVYMYDLPTDFHFGLLGWKGGKNQIWPNVSYKNTIPSYPGGLNLQHSTEYWLTLDLLASVTEDVTRPCGVIRVHNSSESDVIFVPFFSSLSYNRHSNRHGKQMLSVDRLLQERLVDFLKGRKEWKRLGGRDHLIVAHHPNSMLVARKKLGSAMFLLSDFGRYPVEIANLDKDIIAPYKHMVRTVPSVDSAKFSERPTLVYFQGAIYRKDGGVIRQELYYLLKDEKDVHFAFGSAQANGIKQASKGMSSSKFCLNIAGDTPSSNRLFDAIASHCVPVIISDEIELPFEDILDYSEFCIFVRAVDAVKKGHLLSYLRGVTRAKWTKMWERLKEVSKHFEYQYPSQQCDAVDMIWQSVNRKKSSTQLNVHRKNRYRRSQIV encoded by the exons ATGTCTTCCGTTTCAGTAAAAAGAATGCTACCCTCAAGGCTTCTTTCTTTCCTAATCTCATTTTCGGTGTCGCTTTTGATGCTCTCTTCGTTGTCCCTTCTTGAGTTGAGTGACGATTCTTTCATAACTAAAACAGTTCTTCGGTTTATTTTTGTTAACAATGCATCGACTTATTCAAAACCAAACGTTCCCATGTCCCTGACCGAAACTtttgagataaaagatattGCCAGTGAAGAAGTGGGTAATCAAGTTTCTAATCCAATGAATAATGTAGAGGAACTGGAGAAGTATGAGAGGAAGTTATGTAACAAAGGTCGGGCTCGTCTTAAGGTGTATATGTATGACTTGCCTACTGATTTTCACTTTGGGTTATTGGGCTGGAAGGGAGGAAAAAATCAGATATGGCCTAATGTGAGTTACAAAAATACAATCCCATCTTACCCTGGTGGTTTAAATTTACAGCATAGTACAGAGTACTGGCTGACACTTGATCTTCTTGCCTCGGTTACTGAAGATGTAACGAGGCCGTGTGGTGTAATTAGAGTGCACAATTCAAGCGAATCGGATGTAATATTTGTTCCATTTTTCTCATCTTTGAGTTATAACCGACATTCGAATCGTCATGGGAAGCAAATGCTAAGTGTCGATAGGTTGCTCCAAGAACGACTGGTGGACTTTCTGAAAGGTCGGAAAGAGTGGAAGCGATTGGGTGGGAGGGATCATTTGATTGTAGCCCACCATCCAAACAGTATGCTGGTTGCTCGGAAAAAGCTCGGTTCAGCAATGTTTTTGCTTTCAGATTTTGGGAGATACCCAGTTGAAATAGCAAACCTTGACAAGGATATAATTGCTCCTTACAAGCATATGGTAAGGACAGTTCCATCTGTGGATTCAGCTAAATTTAGTGAACGACCCACGTTGGTGTATTTTCAAGGAGCAATTTATCGGAAAGAT GGTGGCGTGATTCGACAAGAACTATACTACCTTCTTAAGGACGAGAAAGATGTACACTTTGCATTTGGAAGCGCTCAGGCAAACGGGATAAAGCAGGCTAGCAAAGGGATGTCGTCGTCCAAATTTTGCCTGAATATAGCTGGAGATACACCTTCATCAAACCGTCTATTTGATGCTATTGCGAGTCACTGTGTTCCTGTCATAATTAGTGACGAAATTGAGCTACCATTTGAAGACATCCTCGATTATTCAGAATTCTGCATATTTGTACGTGCTGTTGATGCTGTGAAAAAGGGTCACCTCCTGAGTTATCTCAGAGGTGTCACACGAGCAAAATGGACCAAAATGTGGGAAAGACTGAAAGAAGTTAGCAAACACTTTGAATACCAATATCCAAGTCAGCAGTGTGATGCTGTCGATATGATTTGGCAGTCAGTCAATCGAAAAAAATCATCCACTCAGTTGAACGTTCACCGGAAGAATAGGTACAGAAGATCTCAGATTGTCTAA